From Tripterygium wilfordii isolate XIE 37 chromosome 13, ASM1340144v1, whole genome shotgun sequence, the proteins below share one genomic window:
- the LOC120012201 gene encoding zinc finger protein SHOOT GRAVITROPISM 5-like, which yields MLDNDATTPSSSFVQNDLSNKRKRKPAGTPDPDAEVVSLSPRTLLESDRYVCEICNQGFQRDQNLQMHRRRHKVPWKLLKRETQEVKKRVYVCPEPSCLHHDPCHALGDLVGIKKHFRRKHSNHKQWVCQRCSKGYAVQSDYKAHLKTCGTRGHSCDCGRVFSRVESFIEHQDACTLRMVQPDQLQALQPACTSRAASSTSPSSEANFHIAPLPSRAIPKTTHEQNNSNAASTSEDVQRKRNLELQLLPSSNASSDENFATNLKLSIGSSSEKGGMNKSNLDKDAIECTIEVTRLKDFASEQLKLAVAEKAYAEQARQETKRQIEMAELEFANAKRIRQQAQAEVEKAHLLRDQATKKISSTIMQITCQSCKNQFQASMSKADETTLATSYMSSATTEGEEE from the exons ATGCTAGACAACGACGCTACTactccatcttcttctttcgTACAGAACGATCTCtccaacaaaagaaagagaaaaccaGCCGGCACACCAG ATCCAGATGCAGAAGTTGTTTCCTTATCTCCCAGGACATTATTGGAATCAGACAGGTATGTGTGCGAGATCTGCAATCAAGGTTTCCAGAGAGATCAGAACCTTCAAATGCATAGAAGAAGGCATAAGGTGCCATGGAAGTTGTTGAAAAGAGAGACACAAGAAGTGAAGAAGAGAGTTTATGTTTGCCCTGAACCAAGCTGCTTGCACCATGACCCTTGTCATGCTTTGGGAGATCTGGTTGGGATTAAGAAGCACTTTCGGAGGAAACACAGCAATCACAAACAGTGGGTCTGTCAGAGATGCTCTAAAGGTTATGCTGTTCAATCTGATTACAAAGCTCATCTCAAGACCTGTGGAACCAGAGGTCATTCTTGTGACTGTGGCCGTGTCTTTTCCAG GGTTGAGAGTTTTATTGAACACCAAGATGCTTGCACTTTGAGGATGGTGCAACCAGATCAATTACAGGCATTGCAGCCGGCGTGCACATCCCGAGCAGCTTCCAGCACTAGCCCTTCGAGCGAGGCCAACTTCCACATAGCTCCATTGCCAtctcgagcaattccaaaaacaaCTCATGAGCAGAACAATAGTAACGCTGCTTCTACGTCTGAAGATGTTCAGCGAAAACGTAATCTTGAACTTCAGCTCCTACCCTCATCAAACGCTAGTTCAGATGAAAATTTTGCAACTAATTTGAAGCTCTCAATCGGTTCTTCAAGTGAAAAGGGGGGCATGAACAAGTCAaatttggataaagatgccattgAGTGCACGATTGAAGTAACAAGATTGAAGGATTTTGCAAGTGAGCAGCTAAAGCTGGCCGTGGCGGAGAAGGCGTATGCTGAACAGGCTAGACAAGAAACGAAAAGGCAAATTGAGATGGCTGAGCTTGAATTCGCAAATGCAAAGAGAATAAGACAGCAAGCTCAGGCTGAAGTTGAAAAGGCTCATCTTTTAAGAGATCAAGCAACCAAGAAGATTAGTTCAACCATCATGCAAATCACTTGCCAATCTTGCAAGAaccaatttcaagcatcaatgtctaaGGCCGATGAGACCACGCTCGCCACGAGTTACATGTCCTCAGCCACAACAGAAGGGGAGGAAGAGTGA